Proteins encoded in a region of the Maridesulfovibrio bastinii DSM 16055 genome:
- a CDS encoding phage tail protein — MSSIITIAGENLIARMQGTGKTLVIDKMIIANIPDVDPSADINRSMQKPAAEHIVYQYDIPAEYKAYVNPNQVVYSAVLDSDLGDWDFNWLGLYSSAEDVVVAITTLPTLKKFKTAGQIQGNHLTRNIMLAYEGAAESTGMTVSADTWQLDFSARLSGIDGREQKSNRDIYGSSRFWKNAFKLSGDGQAYSLAAGIAYVEGIRIEQEQPISISAGHFPGSVWIDVALVPQGSDVQVEVVPVFGENFNDELKDGIQHYLVKVAEVDQNGTVTDCRRTEWVEPDLVTFLKTIVSTSRSMASSDLTDHNTDTQAHPDIRTVLDSKASASHRHTIANVIELQSNLDAKSDKGHTHTPAQVGLGNLPNAKSNSVKYDSSECLATSRAVKFTYDKAVDALNTANTKAPKSHRHTPVQVGLGNLPNAKSDGVGYDSSECLATSAAVKRAYDKAVEASDNAGLVELKASRSEKGTWTITGLKIGKPLFVLSDADSGNVDTFVEIATVSGAMDGRVPIDHTYYMLVSNTQSNATTRTTNAFIVIPTSTSVIFKIGDHSNNFILRAYQ, encoded by the coding sequence ATGAGTTCAATTATTACTATTGCCGGCGAGAACCTGATTGCCCGTATGCAGGGAACAGGTAAAACTTTAGTCATTGATAAAATGATAATCGCCAATATTCCTGACGTTGACCCGTCCGCTGATATTAACCGTTCCATGCAGAAACCGGCTGCAGAGCATATTGTTTACCAATACGATATCCCGGCTGAGTACAAAGCGTATGTAAACCCTAATCAGGTGGTTTATTCTGCAGTTCTTGATTCTGATCTTGGAGACTGGGACTTTAACTGGCTGGGACTTTATTCTTCTGCTGAAGATGTTGTAGTGGCCATAACCACTCTGCCAACTTTAAAGAAATTTAAAACAGCCGGACAGATACAGGGCAACCACCTGACCCGTAATATCATGCTCGCCTATGAAGGTGCTGCTGAAAGTACAGGCATGACTGTCTCAGCTGATACCTGGCAGCTGGATTTTTCCGCAAGGCTTTCCGGCATTGACGGACGGGAACAGAAAAGCAACCGGGATATATATGGGAGTTCCAGATTTTGGAAAAATGCTTTTAAACTGTCAGGTGATGGACAAGCATACTCATTAGCAGCCGGCATTGCCTATGTTGAAGGAATCCGTATTGAACAGGAACAGCCAATTTCAATCTCAGCAGGTCATTTTCCCGGTTCGGTATGGATTGATGTTGCTCTTGTCCCGCAGGGCTCAGATGTGCAGGTTGAAGTTGTTCCTGTATTCGGTGAAAATTTTAATGATGAGCTTAAAGACGGTATTCAGCACTATCTGGTTAAAGTCGCTGAAGTTGATCAGAACGGTACTGTTACAGATTGCAGAAGAACTGAATGGGTGGAACCTGATCTGGTAACATTTTTGAAAACCATAGTGAGTACCAGCCGTTCTATGGCCTCCTCGGATTTGACAGATCATAATACAGACACACAGGCTCACCCGGATATCAGGACGGTTTTGGATAGCAAGGCTTCTGCCAGCCATAGGCATACAATCGCTAATGTTATAGAACTTCAGTCTAATCTTGATGCAAAGTCGGATAAAGGTCACACCCATACCCCTGCTCAAGTTGGACTCGGAAATCTGCCCAATGCTAAAAGTAATTCAGTCAAATATGACAGTTCGGAGTGTTTAGCTACAAGCAGAGCTGTAAAATTTACTTATGATAAAGCTGTTGACGCTTTAAACACTGCAAACACCAAAGCCCCTAAAAGTCATAGACATACTCCAGTCCAAGTTGGCCTTGGTAATCTGCCCAACGCTAAAAGTGATGGTGTCGGATATGACAGCTCTGAGTGTTTAGCTACAAGTGCTGCCGTAAAACGAGCTTATGATAAAGCTGTTGAAGCTTCTGATAACGCTGGTCTTGTGGAGTTAAAGGCGAGCAGATCTGAAAAAGGGACGTGGACAATTACAGGATTAAAAATAGGTAAACCTTTGTTTGTGCTGTCTGATGCAGACAGCGGCAATGTAGATACATTCGTTGAAATAGCTACCGTTAGCGGCGCAATGGATGGACGAGTACCGATTGATCACACGTATTATATGTTAGTTAGCAACACACAATCAAACGCGACAACTCGTACAACAAATGCATTTATTGTTATACCGACATCAACAAGTGTTATATTTAAGATCGGTGATCATTCGAACAATTTTAT